DNA sequence from the Saccopteryx leptura isolate mSacLep1 chromosome 4, mSacLep1_pri_phased_curated, whole genome shotgun sequence genome:
CCCCCTTCCCCCCAACTTCTCATTTCTTTATAATCTCATTTCAGTATAATCTCATTTCTTTCCCGTAAGGTTTCTAGCCAGCCAGAGCACCCCGCCTAGTCTTTCTCCTGTGGCTTCTGCTCTAGGCCTCGTTTCCCTGTCCCTAGCTTTAACAAACAGActctcaaaaccctgggctcacctggtgGAATCTctcctgcacaaagtcaagaacccacacacttcCAGCTGGCCCCAAGCAGCCCCAGAGGGCCGGGTCCCCTTTCTGGTAACACACCCACCTTCTCCCCACTCTGCTTCAGAAAGGCCTTAGAAGGCAGGCCAGGACTGGAGAGGGACACAAGGCCCTACCACTGATTCAGGGTTTGGGGACCAGTTTGATACTCACATGCAGACTCATATGCAGAAGCGGGGCTGACTGCACGGACTCCCCGGAATGAGGAAACACACAAACTAACCCAAAGGATCACTGCCGGGAAGCAGCGGGCAGGGCAGGCTCAGGGGCGGGGCTTGGGCATTTAAAGGGCCCTTGCAGGggttctcctttcctcctccggCGGCCTTCGCTGCTGCTGAAGGTACTGCAGCTCACTTAACACTCGGGAATCCCCACTTCCGAGCCAGCTGGCCTCGCGTGAGAGAGACCGGGAAAGATTCAGCGGATGTAAGGCAGGTGTTCACTGAGTTCACCTCTGCTCCTTCAGGCTCTAACTTGCCCGCAGGGGTGAGGAAAACACTGCCTCTCCACAGCTGTTTGGGCTCTGGCTGCAGCCCCTCCTCTAAAAGataactttgtattttttattttaggcaGGTGttcaacaaaaaacacaaacacacgcaCATATGCCCCCCTTCTGGCAAGGGGCTGTGTTGGCAGTTTGAagtgtctctcttcttcccaggTTTTCCAGCACCTGGGTCAGGGAGGAGAGGCTGGGCCCCGGCAGGACCACACGCTGCCCCGGAAGGGAGCAGCAGTCAGTACTTCCGCTGCCGGGGGAAGAGACCGCTCCCTGAGGCCCGGAGCGGGGGACTGGCGGGGTTGGGCTCCTCGGAGTCCAGGCTGAACAGGTCCCTGCCGGTACGAAGGATCTGCTCCTCCAGCTTCTTGTGTCGCTTCATGTCCGAGAGGACTTTGTCCAGGCGGGCTTCCCGTTTCTGGCTCCGAGCTGAGCTTCCTGGAgaagggaaggtgggagaggtggaggggagtGAGGCCCTGTGCGTCCACCCGGACAGGGTTACCAGGGAAGACCAGCTCAGGCAGCAGAGGAACAAGTACAGGCCTCGGGGCAGGAAGAGGGAGGTCTGTTCAAAGAGTGTAGAGCTGGGGAGACCTGGAGGAGAAATGATGTGGAGGCCGTGATAAGGGGTTTGGGACTCTCTCTCaacatgctcccccccccccccaggaatgGAAACCTCTAACaggattttaaataaagaagtgacatgatttatttcttaaaaggGTCGCCTGGTCACTGAGATTGGAAGCAGAGACACCAGTTAGAGCCACTGCACCTATCCAGGCAAGAGAGATGGTAGCCTGGGTGAGTGCATGGTGTGGAAGATGGGAGGCTCGCAGGTCACTTGGAAATGTGGAAACCTGCTGCCGCCAGCATGAATGTtggagtaagagaaagagaaatctaGAACAGCTCTAAGGGTCAATGCTAGGAAAGCAGACAGGGTGGAACCTGGGTCAGATTAGCGATGTACCCAGTATAGGGACCTAGATAACAGTGAATGACCAGGAAGACTCGGACTTCTGCAGAGATGAGATCAAAGGAATGGGAGTCACAACAGGATTATCTGTGACTCTCTCTAAAAGGAAAATAGGGTTACCAATTTAAGCTGATAAACTGTACAGCAGCCAAGGCACCAAACAGGCCTCCGTTAGGAAGTCACTTTCCGAGTaagtgggagcagaggcccctcACCTTCCTGCCACTTTTCCCTCTTGTCAGTACCTGGGGTGCGTCTCCGATCAATCAGGGAATCCTTTGGTGTCATTGGCTCATCATCAAAGTCAAATTCTGTGGGCATGCGCGGTCTGAAACAGGTGGACAGAGTGGAGGGTGAGGGCGCCCCCCTCAACCTGCTGCGCCCAGCCTGCCcgccctcctctcttccttccctcccctttccatGCGTCTggatcccctcccctctctagtCCCCCCCCTCGGCTTCAGGGGAGCAGCCCCAGGGACAAAGTGTAAGGGGTGCCCtcacttctcctcttcctcctctttggtCTCGGGCTCCTCGTCGGACTGCTCCTCTTCACTCTGGGCCTCAGGCGTGGGTGGCCGGCGGGGCAGGATCTCAGCCTGAAGCTCTAGTGTGCCGTGGGCAGCCAGCAGTTCATAGAGTCGCTGGATCTCGGAGGGGGGCGGCATCCAGGCCTGCCCATCGGCGGGGAGCTCCACCTCCTCGTCGCTGCACGGCACACACCAGTCCTCGGCTTCTCCCTGGGCATGCTCCTCCCCCTCGGCGCTGGGGGTTTCTCCTTGCACCTCCTCGGTCCCAGACCCCTCACGCTCAGCCTCCTCCCggactccttccctctcttcctcggCTTTATTGGCCGAAGCCGAGTGGCCTCCGGTATCTCCTACGGCCAGAGCTTGGAGGCCGGAGGTCACTTCCCCTTCTTCAGATAGAGGCGCCGCCGTCGTGGACGCAATGTCTCCATGACCCCGGACAAGGGACATAAGCCACTAGGGAAGCAACCCTGCGATTATAGGAGAGGCAGGAGTACTAACCTGgggaaccccccccccaggggaggTGTCCCCAAGGATGTCTCTCCAACCAATCAGGCTCCAACAGGGATCCCGGCGACCGGAGCGCCCGTTCCCAGGAGGGGGCGCTCGGTTTCTTCCAAGGACCCCGCCCCGCGGACTGAGCACGGTAGTGCCGGGTTCCCCGGACCCGAGAGAGCACCTGCCCCGCCAACCCCGTGGCTCTCGCCCTCACACTGCAGTTCCACCACCTCGGCCGCGGTACGCACCTGGAGCTAAGACCCGCCTTGCAGGCTGCGCTGGGTCACAGCACGCAAGCGCATAGAGATGGCGCGGAAGGCTCCGCTCTAGTAAAAGCTACTTGGAGAGGAAAGCAAGGCAAGGCTTGCACATGCGCAGGTAGGCGCTTGGGCATTACGGGCTTCAGCCCACAGTCAAGATGGCCGTCGGGACGGTGCGGACGCGTACTACCCAGCTGGTTCTCCCCCCAAAAGGCAGTACTTGCGCACCCGCTGGCGGACCGACGTGAGGACCAATGAGGCTGGAGGCGAGTTTCATGCAGTCTTCATTTATTGGTGTTTCAGACTCATGCAGCACCCGGCATACAAAAAGGGAGAATCAGTttgatgtgtcttttttttttttttttagacttttagtttttttccccacacttttttttttaagaaaacaaaaaaacccgcTAACTCTGAGCCGCATCAATGCTCGGTCTCTGCCTCCCTAGCTGACTGTCGTATGCAAAAAACCTCTCTTCTCTTAGAAAGTAATTATATAGCTCCCCGCCCCTCCCTAGCTACTCGAGGCCGGGAGCTTTGGtcctattttggtttttttttttttttcgttacGAAGCACGCGAGTGACCCTAGCCCCCATGCCTTTAAGAAACTTGCCAATTCGGCTAAAAAGCCCAGGTGAGGCGGGTCAACTCAGGCTGACCAGAGAAGGTCAACAGCTGcatccctcccttctcccaggtGCGTGTTCGGAACGGCGCTCACCATCCCTTCACAAGTCCCCAAACTAGCCCTAGCTTGCCAGATCTGCAACCCTGTGGCGCTGGGCAGGCATCCGGACCTGGGTAGTCCGAGGAGAGTACAGCCCCGGGCTAGAGTCCTCTCCTGACCTCGTTGCCCTCCCCCAGCCTGATCTAAGTGCTGGAGTTTTTGTGGAATTAACAGTGGCAGGAGGGTGGAGGGTCCTCGGGATGAATGGATGCCGAGGGAAAacaaggcagggagagaaagggtgCGGATGGTGTGTAGAGGGAAGGAGAGATAATAAAGGAAAGAACGAAGAGAGAAATAGGGGGAAATGCCAAGACAATGAAAGTGGGGGGTAAGACCAGGATTGAGATGCAGGGAATTTGGGAGGTAGGAGTAAGTGCAGGAAGGCTGGAAGAGATGCAGGGAGGCTGAGAGCAGAGTTTGGGAGGTGTTAAGGGAGGTTTCCAAAAGTGCAGGGATAGTAGGGAGGCCGAGAGTTGGACTGGCTGCAGGCAGAAATGCAGGGAGGCTGGAAACAGTGCAAGGAGGAGGGAGGCCTACGATTGGCAGAGGAGCCTGGCAAGATGCAGGAGCAGGAAAGAAGCTGTAAACAAGGCTGCTCAGGCTCCCTTGGTCCCTGTGGGTGCAGGCCTGGGCCATGTGGGCTCCCtgcaggggagcaggggaggatGGGCCCAAGGCAGCTCCCAACAGGAAGAAAAGTCTTGGGATGCAGGGCAGAGCCCCTCACTTATACACTgtggaagaggaaaagggagggacagacagagacagtgggtggggggagacaaggagaaacaaaagagaagcagagaagacaggagagagcAGGGGCAGGGGTTAGTAAAGCTGCCCTTGCcgacccttcccttcctcccagccTGTCCCAGACCCCCACTCACCGCCTAAGTTGATGACGCAGGAGGCAATGATGATGAGGACCCCCCCTACCAGCGCCACGATGCTTAAGAGCTTGGCCACTCGACCCAGACGCTGGGCCCCATCCACATCCCCCTGCTGCAGACTGTTCCGGGACTGAGGTAAGGCGCGGGGCACCATGGCCCAGGTCAGGAGAAGCCAGCCCAGCAGTGATCAGGTGAAAGAGCAGTCCAGAGGAGATAGGCCAGCCCAGGgttagggagagaggagagtcggagaggcaggaggaggagggcacaGGTCAGCAAGGCTGAGTGAAACATGTCTGGATATCCCTCCCACCTGAAGGGGTGGGAAAATAGTGGCTCAGAGGGTGAAGACCTATGGAGAGGCAGCCAGGCCCTGGATTTGGAAGTGAGATCCATGCAGAGAGGGAAGGCCAGGCTACTCGGGGGGGCTTTGTTCCAGTGCAGGAAGCTGGGAGCCACAGCACGCTTGGGCCAGGGTCCCGTGGGGCTTACCATGACAGCATAAGCGAAGGCCACGATGTTGACAGGCCACATGGGGCAGAAGCACGACAGGACGGCGAGGATGATGTAGTCCCGAGGTTTCTGGGTGCCTTCACCCCCTTCTACCCCTGACCCTGCTAGTTGGGAGCTGGGGTGGCGGCTCAGGCTACCTCGGGGAGATCCTGGATGCCCACTGTGAACCCTTCCTACTCGGTCCTCCTCCACAAGCTGCTGCAGCACACGGGGGGGAGCCCCGTTGACTGGAGGGGTTTTTGTTGAGGGTGGTGAATGAGGCTGGGGGGCTGAGCCCTCTTCCTCAgagccagcctgcaggggaaCCACTGCCCCGTTCTCCTGCTTTTCCCCCACACTCTCAGTCAAGACCTCAGGGGTGGGGTCCTCCTGGGTAGGGGGGTCTGTCTGAAGATCTGGGTTGGGGGCAGGCTGGGAACCTGACTGAGGGTTCAGCTGAGGGGTGGGCTCCGAAGCTGGCTCAGACAGGCCTGCAGACTCCAGGCTGGACCCCTGGTCTGCAGTGGCCTCTTGGCTCACTTCTGGCTTGGACGCTGGCTTCTGGCACTCTTCTTTGGGGCTGACGTTGGCCTTTGGTTCCCCTCCTGGGCTTGAGCTAATGTCTTTGGTCTGGACTGTTTCCGTGGCCCCTGTTGGGGTCTCTGCGATTTCTGGAGCCAGCCCAACCTTGGGCTCTGAGTCCACAGGGGTCCCAGTGATATCTGGACCTGGCTGCAGGGCCTCAGGCTCATCTGGGACCCCAACTGGGACCTGGAGAGGGCCAGTTCCCACCTCAGCGTGGACAGGTCCTTCTCCCTGGGTCTGGGGACCCTCCCCTATCCCCTTCATCTCTGAGATCTCAGAGCTGCTAGCTGCCATCTTGagctgggagaggggagaagaccTCTGTGAGGATGGAGCAGTGGAGACAGCAGCAGAtcctggaagaggaggagacaggcTTGGGGTGAGCAGGAAAGCAGCAGCTCTGGGCACTGCAGCCTGCGAGGCTGTGCTCCTGTCTCAGGACCAGCCCTGGGCTGCCTctagggagaggaagaaaagttgGGGTTTCCTTTGCCTTGGGGTGGGACATCTCTGGGGAGAAGTGTTCGGATCAAATTCTTCTGCCTGGAGAGCCCTGGAAAAATTAACCCTTTTGTAAACAGGCCCTTACCGTGGTCTCCTCCTGGGCACCCACAACCAGACCCAGCCTCCCAAACCCTAGCAGATGGCCCAGCACCTCCCAATCAAGCTGTGCAAACACGCATTCACTCCGACAGGCAGGCCGGGCAGAGATCCCATACATTCCACTCCCTCTGCGTCCTCCCTCCTACCTGGGCGCCAGCGGGTGCGGTTTTCTTGCTGCGTGTTTGGGGGCACAGGCGCCCTGGTTCCTCCCTGGGCATCTCCTCCGAGCCCCTTCTCAGCCCCTCTCCCAGGGATTCCCTTGCCCCGGGGTGCCTCTGGCACCTCCTCCTTCCATTGGCTTGTCGCTCCCAGTACCACCAGCCAGTCGGCTAGGCGCCTGTATTCCCGTGCACTGCAGCCCTCCCCGGCGTCTGCCGTCTGTCTGTCCACTCCTACCCGCAGCCTCAGCCCACCCCCTGTCTCACCTCGACGCCGGCCTCCAGACTGATCCCGCTGCTCCTGCTGCTCCCGCCGCCGCCGGTTGCCCTCGTTGCAGCAGCCGCAACCCGGGAGGGAGAGTCAGCGAGCGCGGGAGGGAGGCGGCGGGTCTCCCCTCCGCTCTAcagtcccctcctctctcctctcaggtCCCCTCCCCTACGCTCTGCTGCCGCACGGCTGCCCCCGCCCCTCGCACGCCTCCCGCCCCTCCAGGCCCGCCCAAGGGAGCCACGCGTGCCAGGCCCGCGTTACCCAGGCAACCAGCTGGGGGACCACTCGCGCCagctccctgctccttcccacgcGCACCTCCTGGGGTATCCCCTTCCTAAGCCCCGGGCCCCTCCCGCCAACCGTCACCGGGGGTCCTTGCAGAGAGGGTGTTGGATGAAATGGAGAGGGGTCTGCGAGAGGCAGGTCCTCGGACAGGCAGGACCGGATGGAGCCCCCTCTACGAGCAGAAAGAGAAGGGACATGAGGCAAAACTTGGGGACCAGGGTGGGGTTTCAAGGGAAGGGAACCTGCAGAATAGGAAATCCCTCTACCAACGAAACAGCAGCAGAAACTGATACTGGAAAGGCTCAGGGGTCCCTGGAAAGGAGAGCAAGGACTGGGGAGGGAGCCCCAAGGGGCAGGGCCGAGGCTGCAGGGGCAGCCCTCACCAGCAGGAAGGGGCCGGGGCAGAGGAGCTGAGTGAAGACTGGGGAGACTAGGCCAAGAACGAGGAGGACCAGTGCAGTTTTTCTCGGCCTTCCTGTTCCCAGTCCTGGGGCTCAGACTTCCCCAGCCATTCTGCAGCTACACCATCCGCCCTCACCTGTCAGGGCCTTAAGGGGTTAGATATTTGGCTGGCTTCTAGCAACTCTGCTTCTAAGCCAGACCTCTTCTAACCTGCAGTGGTCGGCTATTTTGGGCCCGTCCAGATTGGGTAACACCTCCCTCCCAGACCCAGGAGTCCTGGAACTTGCTCTCCACAGCCTCTGGAGACTTGGCCTCACCGGAATCTGGGCTGCGGCCACTTGTGCTGCTCCCTGGAGGGAGGAGCCAGAGCTCAGGAAGCGGAACAAGGCTGGGACTGATACCAGGCTCAAGAAACCCCTTGGGGGTGAGAACAGGGGCCCTGGGGAGAACAATTCATTCAAGCCAGAgccaagtttttatttaaaatttattgtaatgGAATCCACGCAAGAGGAGGGGGTGAAGGATAGGGAACATGCAGGGGACACAGGAACATGATGACATGGCCAGGGGCACAGCTTCTATCttggggaagagggacagaaagaaaaggccagggctggagctggggtggaagaggaaagggggagacagTGCAGCTGcgtttcccccacccccaggcagcaCCTCTAGTCCCTGGGTCCCATTTCCCTGGCCTCCTGAAGTTCCATCTcttgtcctgcctctggcctGAGTGACTCCTTCTTTGCTCCCCTTGACTTGTTAGCCTGTCAGACTCTCAAGTAGGATGATGCTTAGGGCCTGACCCTAAACAACCCAACAACCTTGGccttccctgcctctgccccttctcAAATCTCACCTCTTCCCTGCTCTAGGACAGAATCTTTgattcccctcctttctctcctccctcccccctggaaaaaaaaaaaagcaccaactCCCCAGGGAGGGCAGCAGACTGGTGAGGGAGACTAGAAGGAGGGCAAGAAGTCCATCGAGGGAGAAGGCTCACAAATCCCTGGAAGGGCAGGACGGggttacagagaggagaggggatgaAGGCAGTGGCCGCTCCTGTCCTCTGCCACCCCTGCCCACTGTCCAGGGGTCTTCAACACAACCAAGGGGACAGGTGTGTATGGGGTCAGGTCTGATAgggagaagaggagcaggagaaACAAATCGTTAAAACCTAGTGAATTCCCCTAAGAACacatttcttcctcctttccttcaggAGGCGCTTTGGGTGGTGGGGGAAGCAGTGAAGAGTTGGTGGGAAGACAGGGGGGGCGGAGATGGTACCAAGGGACTTTCCTccattctcccctctccctctcaccagcCTGGAGTTCACCAGGGCTGGGAGGGAAGTGGCTGAGAGCTCACAGGCACCCCCTCAGCCCCAGAGAGGGCGCCCACAGCCGTGGGAGGGGCTGCCACTGATGcagccgctgccgctgccgccgctgctgccgccgctgccgccaTTGGACAGACCTCACCAGTACCTGCACGGACAGAAACACCAGATCACAGCGCCATCTGAATGGCAAGAGTCTTGCCCCTTAGCGCAGACTCCCCCAGACTCCCTCCCCTGGGACACAGCCGTTGCTCAATTCCTGTTGGTCCCCAGAGGCTTTGGCCTGCATCCTTACCCAGTTCTCCTAATgggccctccctgtccccagaaGTCTCCCTAACTGGAATGATAGATGGACATCCCTGGCCTTCCTAAGATCCCCTATTGGGCCCCTTGAGCCCCCCTGTCCCACACACACCATCCACCCCCAGCCATGCCCCACGCCTTGCCTGGTGGGTGCGGGTCCCCCTCAGCAGGTAGGCTGTGGCTGGGGGGCATCTCCCGGGACAGGGGGGGCGGCCCCCCCCAGGTGGGTCTGCATGTGGCCGGCCAGCTGGGCAGGGGTCTTGCAGTGCACGCTGCACAGCTTGCACAGGATGCGGTCAGCCCGCGGGGCCTGGAGCCCGTGGTCCTTTACCGCGTGGATGCGCAGGTATGCTGCCGTGGTGAagcctatggggggggggggggtggatcgGGATGGGGATGGGGTCAGCCGTGTGGAGACCCCAGAGACGGGGCTATTCTCCTGGGCTGGGGACACCCTCAGAGGGCCCTGTCCTCCTCCCACCACATCCTTGATAACCTGGGGCCAACTACTCTGCTGGGGTTGGCAGGGCACAAGCCTACCCTAAGGTTGAGAACCTGATTCAGTAGTGTCTGCTCCTTGGCACCGGTACCCAGAACCCCCTCTCCGTGGCTGGGGGGAATCTCTCCTGGGGTAACAGGCCACCGATTCCTAGCCACTTGGAGGGTCGACCCTCAGTAGAGACGGCTGTGTCCCTTCCCTCCAGTGTCCCCCCCAGTCTTCAGCCCAGTTCCTCAGTGAATAAGCCAGTCTATTTAAAAGCAGTTTTCACTGCTACTAGGGCAGGGCACATACTTGTTTAACCCCTGCCAATGTACTCCACTTGGCTGCAATTGAAACCTTGTATGTCAACCCTTGGGCACTGGCTCTCTCGACCATGCCTCCCCCAGAGCAGCCATGTCCCACTGTGCCTTCTCCCCACGCAGCCAGAGGTTGCCTCTTTCTGGTAGATCACCCTTCCAGTTCTGACCACTGAACTTAATGACCGATGTTCAGTGGTGGCACTGTCACTTATTTGCTTCCTAGAGGGCTCTAGATGCGAGCTCTCAGCAACAGCACCTTTAACTCACACCTGTGGAAGGGCCTCTGGCTGTCCCTGCCCTTAGTCCCCGGCCCCCCCAGCGCCCCTCAGCATGTACCTTTGTTGCAGAGCTCACAGACATGGTGCGGGCCCTGGCTGTGCACCTTCATGTGGTCCGAAATGTACGCTGAGCTCAGCATCTTGCCACATACGTGACACGGCACCTTTTCCTCGTGTCGTACTGTGTGTGCCCGCAGTCGATCCTTCGTAGCAAAAGCTGCCTCACATttctggggaagggggaggggtgtggggggtgtcAGGAGAGTTAAAGCttcagggagtggggagaggggagcaagAGATTAAAGGGATCAGAGCCTTGGGGGTCTTTGATCTGTAGGAAATGGGAATGAGACGATGAGGCCTTGAAGAAGGGATGAGAAAATGgagtgaaaaagcaaaaagagagaaaaagggggtctGAGAGGCTGAACTCAGACAACTACAATGAGGATCAAAATCATGGAAACAGGACAGAAGGTGGGCCTCCTACCTCACATTTGAAGGGCCGCTCTGTTGAGTGCACTTGTCTGACGTGACTGTTGAGGTGATCCGGCCTGGGGATAGTTGGGGTTGGGGTTAGGGCCCTGGGGTATGGAGATGCCTCCAAAGCTATCTAACTTAGTACAAGAGGCCTCTCAAAGGTCCCTTCATTTTCTCCCAAATCTGGGGCTTCAGAGTCCTGGGTAGGCAGGAAGTCCCTCCCCTGGAACGGGGCTGCCTCCTCCATGCCAAGCTTTCCAACAATCTAAAGACCCACCTCCTTTGGCTCAGTACCACCCCCTGCTCCCCTGTAACCCGGAGAGGTTTTTCTCCCGCCTCCCTGGGAGTGGCTCCCAGTCCCCATCCTTAGAAACTTCCTCCCTTCCCAACAGTGGCCTGGCCACCACTATggccgccccccctcccccccctgccCAGCGAGCCCAGCGAGCGGCCAGGCCCCTGCACACCGGGAGAAGCTCTTGCCACAGTGGGAGCAGTTGTAGGGCTTGTGCACAGCGCCGTCATGCGAGCGCACGTGGTAGCTCATGCGGTCCTTGCGCTTGAAGCGCTGCTGGCACACGGGGCACTGGTAGGGCTTCTCGTCGGAGTGCGACAGCTTGTGCCGGTTCAGGTGGTAGACATCGCGGAAGGCCTTCCCGCACATCTCACACGCGTGGTTCTTCCGGATGCGCTTGCCCGAGGCCGTCGTGGTCACTACGCCGCCGGCCGCCACCGCGGCGGCCCCGCCGCCGGCCccgccttctcctccccctccgccgGCGCCGCTCAGCTGGGGCACGCTCAGGAGGCTCAGGGGCACCATGGTGGGCATCTTCATAGCGCCCGAGGGCACCCGGCCGGCCTTGGCTCCCGTGTGGATGGCCTCGTGCCTCCGCAGGTTGTAGCCGTTCTTGAACTCCTTCGCGCACAGAGCGCAGATGTAGGGCCCCTTACTCTTTGTCTTCTTCTCCAAGGCAGAGGCGACCGGGGCCACGGCCACCGTCGAGGCTGGGGCTACGATGGCGGTGGCTGCGGCCGCGGCGATGGTGGCCGCGGAGACGGGGGGCGCGGCCTCGGCAGCGGGCGCCGACAccggcgggggcggcggcgggggcgcAGGCGGCTGCTTCAGAGCCGCTGTGTCCACAGTGGAGGCGGCGGCCGGGGCGGGGGGCGCCGCGgcgacggcggcggcggcggcggcagcagcggcggcggcggcggctgcagcCGACTCCTGGGCGGCGGCGAGAACCGGGAGCAAGTCCACCTGCAGGGGCTCGGCGGCCGGGGCCTGGGGCGTGGGTGGGGGCGCCGGCGCGGCCTGCGGAGACAAGGCAGCCGGTGGGCCGCGGCCGCGGCAGGCGCCCTCTCGGCCCGCCCGGCCCTCCGAGGCCGGCCCCTACTCACCTGGAACGGACTCTGGGCGCAGCCCTGGGAGGCAAAGAAGCGGGACTGGAGCTCAGCCCCGACCTGCAGGGGGTTCTGGGCGTGACCCTGAGGTGGCGGGAAGGAGTTCATGAGGCCGCCCACCCCCCGGGAGTCCAGGCCCAGCACGGGGAAGGGGGGGGCCAGCAGCGTGCACGGAAACACGGGGAACATGGCCTCGGCCACGGCGGGGCCCCCGGGGCTCAGCGGGGGCCGGGGGCGCGGGCCGCGCGGGGCCCGGGCTCGGGGCGCCGCCCCCGGCCGGCCGGGCTGGGCCGCGCCGAACGCATGGCCCGAGGGCCGCCCGCCGCCCGCGCACCCCGGCcggcgggagggaaggagggcgcCCGGCGGGCCACGGAGCACGGCGGCGACGGTGGGGGCGGGAGGCCCCGCGGGGCCGGGGACCGGGGGCGGGGgcccgggcggcggcggcggcggcggcggttggAGCctggcggggcggggtggggggagcgagGGAGCAGCCTCGGCCCCCGCCGCGCGCGCGCCCAGCCGGCGCCTCGGGGAGGGCGGGGGAGGGCgcgaaggagggagggggacagcTGCGCGCGCACCGGGCGCGCGGAGGGGGGGTGGGACGGGCGGGAGGGCGGGCGGGAGGGGGTgtgggaagggggggtgggggcgggggaagggggtTGTTACCTGGAAGATGAAGCTGCTCCAGTTGCCGGGATCCAtggcggagggagggagggaggtggctcGCGCTCACCctggggcgggaggaggaggaggaggaggcggcagtgggggagggggcacctaGGGAGGAGGCGCTCGGGGcggcgggagggggagaggaggaggagggtggggggagcggAGCACACTGCGCGCGGGGAGGGCGGGCGGGGGGCGCGAGGACACAAGAGGCTGGCGCGGGCGCGGGCGCGAGCGCGCGCGAGGCCagtgggaggggggaggtaggagagggacTCTGGCGGGGGAGGGACCGGAGGAGCCGCCCAGCAGCCCGAGTCGTCCCAAGCGCGAGACCCCTGAGATGGCCGCTGATTGGCTGACGATGGTGCAGGTGGTGGGCGCGCGGGAGACAGGGCGgcttctctcccccccacttCAAAGACTTtacccccctcctcccccggcCAGCGGCCGTTACTTCGCGCGCACGCGCACAACACCGCTGTCGTTGAGCGGGAGAAAAGGGGAACGCGCGCCGGGGGTACGGATGGGGCGGAGCTAAATTCAGAGCGCGCGCCCGCCTAACGGTCGTAGTCCTCAAGATTTCGCGAGTTTTTTGTTTCCTGTCGGCCACCGTCCTTTCCCGTTCCAAGTTTATTTACAACCCTGCGCTGCTTCGTGTTTGCCCAAAGATGGCGCCCAAGGAAGTTAACAGCGGAGCTTGTGCCCCGTCCCCAGGGCAATTAtggccccagccccgccccccacagTCTAATAATCAGGCTGAGGCAACAGAGTTAAAACTGTATTTATAAAAGGAGCAGTTGTACAGGAttggagagaggaaaaaaaaaaaaggccgagTGAAGAGAGGCGCTTTCAGTTAGGA
Encoded proteins:
- the MAZ gene encoding myc-associated zinc finger protein isoform X1, producing MFPVFPCTLLAPPFPVLGLDSRGVGGLMNSFPPPQGHAQNPLQVGAELQSRFFASQGCAQSPFQAAPAPPPTPQAPAAEPLQVDLLPVLAAAQESAAAAAAAAAAAAAAAVAAAPPAPAAASTVDTAALKQPPAPPPPPPPVSAPAAEAAPPVSAATIAAAAATAIVAPASTVAVAPVASALEKKTKSKGPYICALCAKEFKNGYNLRRHEAIHTGAKAGRVPSGAMKMPTMVPLSLLSVPQLSGAGGGGGEGGAGGGAAAVAAGGVVTTTASGKRIRKNHACEMCGKAFRDVYHLNRHKLSHSDEKPYQCPVCQQRFKRKDRMSYHVRSHDGAVHKPYNCSHCGKSFSRPDHLNSHVRQVHSTERPFKCEKCEAAFATKDRLRAHTVRHEEKVPCHVCGKMLSSAYISDHMKVHSQGPHHVCELCNKGFTTAAYLRIHAVKDHGLQAPRADRILCKLCSVHCKTPAQLAGHMQTHLGGAAPPVPGDAPQPQPTC
- the MAZ gene encoding myc-associated zinc finger protein isoform X2, which codes for MFPVFPCTLLAPPFPVLGLDSRGVGGLMNSFPPPQGHAQNPLQVGAELQSRFFASQGCAQSPFQAAPAPPPTPQAPAAEPLQVDLLPVLAAAQESAAAAAAAAAAAAAAAVAAAPPAPAAASTVDTAALKQPPAPPPPPPPVSAPAAEAAPPVSAATIAAAAATAIVAPASTVAVAPVASALEKKTKSKGPYICALCAKEFKNGYNLRRHEAIHTGAKAGRVPSGAMKMPTMVPLSLLSVPQLSGAGGGGGEGGAGGGAAAVAAGGVVTTTASGKRIRKNHACEMCGKAFRDVYHLNRHKLSHSDEKPYQCPVCQQRFKRKDRMSYHVRSHDGAVHKPYNCSHCGKSFSRPDHLNSHVRQVHSTERPFKCEKCEAAFATKDRLRAHTVRHEEKVPCHVCGKMLSSAYISDHMKVHSQGPHHVCELCNKGTGEVCPMAAAAAAAAAAAAAASVAAPPTAVGALSGAEGVPVSSQPLPSQPW
- the MAZ gene encoding myc-associated zinc finger protein isoform X3, whose amino-acid sequence is MFPVFPCTLLAPPFPVLGLDSRGVGGLMNSFPPPQGHAQNPLQVGAELQSRFFASQGCAQSPFQAAPAPPPTPQAPAAEPLQVDLLPVLAAAQESAAAAAAAAAAAAAAAVAAAPPAPAAASTVDTAALKQPPAPPPPPPPVSAPAAEAAPPVSAATIAAAAATAIVAPASTVAVAPVASALEKKTKSKGPYICALCAKEFKNGYNLRRHEAIHTGAKAGRVPSGAMKMPTMVPLSLLSVPQLSGAGGGGGEGGAGGGAAAVAAGGVVTTTASGKRIRKNHACEMCGKAFRDVYHLNRHKLSHSDEKPYQCPVCQQRFKRKDRMSYHVRSHDGAVHKPYNCSHCGKSFSRPDHLNSHVRQVHSTERPFKCEASSSHSHFLQIKDPQGSDPFNLLLPSPHSLKL